The stretch of DNA TTGTCGGGGTTGCTCGGCATGGCGACGAGCGGCTCGATCGCGCCGAGGTCCACTTCCAGCGACTCGTCGTACGCGGCGTCCAGATCGGGCAGCACCTCGCGCCAGGCGTCTCCGCGGCCGATCGTCCGGAGGTAGTCCCGCGTCGCGGCGTCGGAGGGGAACATCGAGGTCGTCGCGCCGAGCTCCGCGCCCATGTTGCAGATCGTGATGCGCTGCTGGACGTTCAGCGTCGTGACCCCGGGGCCGCTGTACTCGAAGACCTTGCCGAACCCGCCGCTTGCGGTGAGCCGGCGCAGCATCTCGAGGATCACGTCTTTGGCGGTCGACCACGGCCTGAGGCGGCCGGTCAGCTGCACCCGCACCACGGCCGGCATGCCGAGATAGTATGGACCGCCGCCCATCGCCACGGCGACGTCCAGCCCGCCGGCGCCCATCGCGTAGACGCCCATCCCGCCGATGTGCGGCGTATGGCTGTCCGCGCCGAGCGCCGTGTCGCCGGGGGCCGCGAAATGCTCCTGCTGGATTTGGTGGCCGATCCCCGCGCCTGGTTTCGCCCACCAGATGCCGTACTTTCGCGCGGCCGAGGCGAGGTAGACGTGGTCCTCGGTGTTCTCCTCGCTCACCTGAAGCACGTTGTGGTCGCCGTAGCAGCACGCCACCTTGCAACGGACGCGGTGCAGCTGCATGGCTTCGAAGTGCATCATCGCGGCGGTGCCCGTGATGTCCTGGATGAGGATCTCGTCGATTTTGATGCCGATCTCCTCACCCGCCGTCATCCGGCCGTCCACGAGATGTTCCTTGAGGATCTTCCGCGTCACGTTCTCGCCCATCGCTCCGCTCCTCGCCCAACCCCCGCCTTCATTATATGAAGATACCCGCGCGCCGCGACTAGGACGGGGACTCGGTCTCGCGGGCCGCCGCGAGCGCGGCGCGGATGTTGGCATCCGGCGTGTCGATGGGCATGACGCAGCCCGTGGTGACGATGTGGCCGCGTCCGCCGGTTTGGGCGATCGCGTCGCGGACCTGCGCCGCCACGTCGTCGGGCGTGCCCTTGGCCAGCGTGTTCCAGGCGTCGAGGCCGCCCGCCAGGCACACCGTCGCCCGCCGCCGCGCTTCCGCGATCGTGGGCGCCGTCTCCCGCGCGTGCCAGTTCAAAATCTGAATCGGGTAATCGTCGAACAGATCGAACATCACGTTGACCCCGTGGAGGTGCAGGAAGACGAGCGAGCCGGCCGCCGCGTCCAGCATGCGCAGATCGTAGGGCCGTCCGAATTCTTCATACTCTTCACGGGTCAGCAGGTCGGTCGTCGCCATCTGCGTGGAGAAGAACACCCCATCGGCGCCCGCGGACAGGATCTCGCGGATGAACGCCGCCTGGACGTCCGTGATGATCTCCAGGCCTTCGTGGAGGGCGTCGGCGTCCTCGCGCAGGTACCGCACCGCAGCCTGTTCTCCCGCGAGCGTGCGCGCGATGCTGAGCGGGCTGAACACGGTTTCCAGCACGTGCACGTCGCGTCCGACCGCCTCGGCGACCAGCCGGATGACGTGGGTTTCGCGCCCGTAGACGCCGTGACTCGTGTCGAGGCGCCGGAGGCGCCCCCAGTCCGGCGGCTTCTTGATCGGACGGTCGCTGATCGACCGGACCCCTTCACGGTTCGGCTTGTAGCCCGCCCGCAACCCCCAGTCGTCGCCGTAATAGCCGCTGGCCGGGGTCACCTTCAAGAGATCCGGATCGTAGGCGCGGTAGAACGCGACGTGGGCGTCGACGAGCCGCTCGGCCTTCTGGTCGTGCTCGGGGAAGTGCCGCCACAGCGCGGCGGGCACCCGATCCGGCCGGGTCCCGGCCACCGCCGCCTCGATCCGCTCGCGATGCGTCATGCGTCTCCACTCCCCATCGCGGCCGGCCCGGGGCCGCGCAGCAGCGCGGACACCGCCGCGACGCGTGACCGGTCCGCGTAGAACTCGCCGAGCACCTCTACCGGGATGTTGCCTCCGCTCAGCACCAGCACGACCGTCTTGCCGCGCAGGCGCTCCCGGAGCCGCAGCGCCGCCGCGGTCGCCGCGGCGCCCGCCCCTTCCGCCGTCTGCCGGACGGCCTCGCCGAGCAGGAGGATCGCGCGCCGCAATTCCTCGTCCGTGACGAGGACGATCTCGTCGAGGAGCCGGCGCATGATCGTCACCGGCAGCGCGAACGGCACGCGGGTGGCGATGCCCTCGGCGAACGTCTCCATGCGGTCGAGGTGGACCATCCGGCCCTCGGTGAGGGTCCGATACACCGGCGGGGCGCCTTCCGCCTGCACCCCGATCACCCGCACCCGCGAGGACAGCGCCTTCGCCGTGATGCAGTGCCCGCACGCCCCGCTGCCGGCGCCGACCGGCGCGATAATGACGTCGACCTCGGGCAGGTCTTCCATGACCTCCAGGCTCAGCGTCCCGACCCCCGCGATCAAGAGCGGCTCGTTGGCGGAGTGGACGTACCGGTACCCCTCGGCGGCGGCCGTGCGCTCGACCCATTCCCGGGCCTCGTCGAAGTCGCGGCCGCGCAGCACCACTTCCGCGCCGAGCGCCCGCATCGCCGCGACTTTGAGCGGATTCGCGCCCTCCGGCGCGCCGATGATCGCGGGGACGCCGAAAAGGCTCGCGGCATAGGCG from bacterium encodes:
- a CDS encoding aconitase family protein, giving the protein MGENVTRKILKEHLVDGRMTAGEEIGIKIDEILIQDITGTAAMMHFEAMQLHRVRCKVACCYGDHNVLQVSEENTEDHVYLASAARKYGIWWAKPGAGIGHQIQQEHFAAPGDTALGADSHTPHIGGMGVYAMGAGGLDVAVAMGGGPYYLGMPAVVRVQLTGRLRPWSTAKDVILEMLRRLTASGGFGKVFEYSGPGVTTLNVQQRITICNMGAELGATTSMFPSDAATRDYLRTIGRGDAWREVLPDLDAAYDESLEVDLGAIEPLVAMPSNPD
- a CDS encoding uroporphyrinogen decarboxylase family protein produces the protein MTHRERIEAAVAGTRPDRVPAALWRHFPEHDQKAERLVDAHVAFYRAYDPDLLKVTPASGYYGDDWGLRAGYKPNREGVRSISDRPIKKPPDWGRLRRLDTSHGVYGRETHVIRLVAEAVGRDVHVLETVFSPLSIARTLAGEQAAVRYLREDADALHEGLEIITDVQAAFIREILSAGADGVFFSTQMATTDLLTREEYEEFGRPYDLRMLDAAAGSLVFLHLHGVNVMFDLFDDYPIQILNWHARETAPTIAEARRRATVCLAGGLDAWNTLAKGTPDDVAAQVRDAIAQTGGRGHIVTTGCVMPIDTPDANIRAALAAARETESPS
- a CDS encoding threonine/serine dehydratase yields the protein MATDQLEGLWTGPVPAIEDVFAARRVIAPHLYRTPLVPAPALDRILGARVYVKCENVLPTGAFKVRGGINLVSRLAPEERRRGVITASTGNHGQSIAYAASLFGVPAIIGAPEGANPLKVAAMRALGAEVVLRGRDFDEAREWVERTAAAEGYRYVHSANEPLLIAGVGTLSLEVMEDLPEVDVIIAPVGAGSGACGHCITAKALSSRVRVIGVQAEGAPPVYRTLTEGRMVHLDRMETFAEGIATRVPFALPVTIMRRLLDEIVLVTDEELRRAILLLGEAVRQTAEGAGAAATAAALRLRERLRGKTVVLVLSGGNIPVEVLGEFYADRSRVAAVSALLRGPGPAAMGSGDA